In the genome of Blastopirellula retiformator, the window CATGCCCGCGGCGTCCTCTGCCTGGCCGCCGAACAGGCCGGTCTGCCGATCCATCATTATTCGGCGACCCAGATCAAGAAGCTGCTGACCGGATCAGGTCGGGCCCCCAAAAGCCAGATGCAACTTTCGGTGCAGCGCGAACTGGGGCTGGCGGAAATCCCCGATCCGCCCGACGTCGCCGACGCTTTGGCCGTGGCCCTCTGCCACTATTATCTCGAGAGCTCGCCGACGCAGGTTGCGTAACGGCGTCGGTATCCTCTAAAAACGTGGTTTCGCTTTTCTTTGCGCATCCAGGAACCCTCGCGTTGATTACTAAAATTACGGGCAAAGTGAACTCGGTCAGCGAGACGGCGCTGTCGCTCGCCGTCGGGGCTTTTGAATACGAAGTTCTGATTCCCGAGTTTGTTCGTCGACAATTGCAAAATCGCATCGGCGAAGAGATTTCGCTCCACACGATCGAGTACCTGGACGGCAACCCTCAGCAGGGGCGTCTGACGCCGCGAATTATTGGGTTTTCTGATCGAATTGAGCGAGAGTTTTTCGAGCTGTTTTGCTCGGTAGACGGGGTCGGCGTCCGAAAAGCTTTGCGTGCGATGGTTCGCCCGGTCCAAGAAGTCGCCTCGTTGATCGAAGAACAAGACGCCAAGGGACTGTCGGCGCTGCCGGGGGTTGGACCCGCCACCGCCGAGCGGATTGTGGCGAAGCTGCGCCGCAAGGTGCCGAAATTCGCCCTGTTGGTCGGTCGCAACGATATCCCCGAGGATCTGGCGCCGCGCGACGTCATCACCGAGACGTTTGAAGTGCTGCGGTCGCTGGGGCATAGCGAAAGCGACGCCCGCAAGTTGGTTGACGCAGCCTTGGAAGGGAAGAAGAAGTATAAAGACGTCGAATCGCTGCTACAGGCAGTGTATCAGCTGAGTCACTCTAGTTAAGTCCTCTAGTCTCGAGTCGTCCGTCCCATGTCCACTGCCGAAACGATCCCGCACGATGAATTGGTCCAACCGATCGACGACGACGTAGTCGACGCGGAAGTTGTGCCGCCGTCGGGCAACCCGTGCCCGGCGTGTGGATGTCCGGTCGAGCCGCAAGACAAATTCTGCCCCGCCTGCGGTACGCCGAGCGAAGTGGTCGAGCCGCTCAAACCGGTCAACAGCCAAGATGACCAGCACAAGTTCCTGCAATGCAATAGCTGCGGCGCCAAGGTCAGCGTGTCGATCGATCAGCGGGCCTTCGTCTGTCCCTTTTGCGATTCCAACTACGTCGTCGAATACTCGCCAGAGGTCGCCGGGCGGCAGCGTCCCGAGTTTGTAATCGGCTTTCAGATCACGCCAGAGCAAGCCGAGGCGAAGTTCTACGCCTGGATCAAAGACAACAAGTG includes:
- the ruvA gene encoding Holliday junction branch migration protein RuvA is translated as MITKITGKVNSVSETALSLAVGAFEYEVLIPEFVRRQLQNRIGEEISLHTIEYLDGNPQQGRLTPRIIGFSDRIEREFFELFCSVDGVGVRKALRAMVRPVQEVASLIEEQDAKGLSALPGVGPATAERIVAKLRRKVPKFALLVGRNDIPEDLAPRDVITETFEVLRSLGHSESDARKLVDAALEGKKKYKDVESLLQAVYQLSHSS